GGCCGCTTTTCCCAAAGGGCTTCAGGAACGATGTGCAGGTTGTGGCGACTATTCTCTCAGTCGAAAGGGATAATGTCCCGGATATACCCGCCCTGATCGGCGCATCGGCGGCGCTGACGATCTCGGATATACCCTTTGCGGGTCCCATAGGCGGGGTCCGCGTGGGCAGGGTGGACGGTGAGTTTGTGGTCAACCCCACCTTCGAGCAGTCCGAAAAGAGCGACATCTACCTGGTCGTCGCAGGCACCAGGGATGCCATCCTTATGGTTGAGGCCGGTGCGAACGAGGTGACCGAGGAGGGCATGCTGGATGCCATCATGTTCGCGCACGAGAGCATAAAGGAGATTATAGATCTCCAGGAGAGGCTTCGCGAAGCGGCCGGGAAACCCAAACTCGAGGTCCCGCTCTACGAGGTCAACGCCGAGATCGAAGCCAGGGTGCGCGCTTATGCGTCGGACAAGCTGAGGGATGCGATAAGGACGGATGATAAGCTCGCGCGGGAAGATCTCATAAATGCTGTAAAGGACGAGACTATCGAGAAATTCAAGGAAGAGCTCGGTGACGACTTCGAAACCTACGAGATCGATGTGCGCACGGTCCTGGACGCGATTGTGAAGGAAGAGGTAAGGTCCATGGTCCTCCACGAGGGCACGCGACCGGATGGGCGCAGGCTTGAGGAGATCAGGCCGATAACATGTAAGGTCGGCCTGCTGCCGAGGGTACATGGATCGGGGCTCTTCACCCGCGGCCAGACCCAGGTGCTGACCAGTTTGACCCTGGGGGCCATTGGCGAGGAGCAGATGCTGGATGGCCTCGGCGAAGAGGAGTCCAAGCGATATATGCACCACTACAACTTCCCGCCATACAGCGTCGGCGAGGTGAGGCCGATACGCGGAGCCGGCAGGCGTGAGATCGGCCATGGGGCGCTCGCTGAGCGGGCTCTTCTCCCTGTGATCCCGCCCGAGGAGGAGTTCCCGTATACGATAAGGCTTGTTTCCGAGGTCCTGGAATCGAACGGGTCAACATCGCAGGCGAGCGTGTGCGGGAGCAGCCTCGCATTGATGGATGCGGGCGTCCCGATCAAGAAGCCGGTCGCGGGGATCGCCATGGGCCTTGTGAAAGAGGAGGACAAGGTGGCGATCCTGTCAGATATACAGGGGATCGAGGATGCCCTCGGGGATATGGATTTCAAGGTTGCAGGGACTCGCGACGGCATCACGGCCATCCAGATGGATATAAAGATCAAGGGCATATCCAGGGATATCATGAAGGAGGCGCTTGAAAGGGCTCGCGTCGGCCGGCTGTTTATCCTGGATAAGATGGCGGAGGTTATAGCCGAGCCGAGGAAGGAGCTATCACCCTATGCGCCGCGGATGATCACCATGGAGATCGACCCCGAGAAGATACGGGATGTCATTGGCCCCGGCGGCAAGATGATACGCAAGATCATAGATGAGACTGGCGCCAAGATCGATATCGAGGATGATGGCCGCGTATTCATCGCTACACCAGATGAGAGCGCCGGTAAACGGGCACGAGAGATAATCGAGACCCTGACCCGCGATGTAGAGGTCGGCAAGATCTATACGGGCACCGTTACACGTATAATGAACTTCGGCGCCTTCGTGGAGATCCTGCCCGGTAAAGAAGGGCTTGTACACATCTCCGAGCTCGCCCGAGGGAGGGTCAACAGGGTCGAAGATGTGGTCAAGGTGGGCGATACCATATTGGTCAAGGTCACCGAGATAGACAGGCAGGGTCGTATAAACCTCTCCCACAAGGATACCTTGCCACAGCTCAATGATGAGGAAAGGGAGTCCGCACACAGGGGTCCAAGGTATGGCGGCGAGCGAAAGAGGATCGCAAGGCGCTAGTGACGTGGACCTGCCTGAAGCTGGTCGAGGACCTATAGATGCGGACCTCTAGATGCGGCTGGAATATTGCCAGCCGGGATATTGTGTGTAAAAAGAGAGGCCAAGGCCTCTTTTTTACATTTCAATGGCTGTTTTTAGTACCTACTATTAATATCTACCCTTAAATAATAGTAGACGTCTTCGTGGGTAGTGCGATATACTTATTGTAGCGCACAGATTGCAGGCACAGATTGCAGGTTTAGGGTGCGAATTGCGGGATGCGAGGACACAGGGCCCGGAGGTCGGGTGAAGGGAGTCCGGTAGCGTGGCTAGAATCAGGATCGATGCCGAAAGATGCAAGGGCTGCGGCTTATGCAAGGAGTTTTGTCCCAGGGGGATCATAACTTTAGCGGAGCATTTCAACCGCATGGGTTATCACCCGGCCATTGTGAGCGACCTGGAGAAGTGTACAGGTTGCGCCGCGTGCGCCAGGATGTGCCCGGATGTTGCTATAGAGGTATATAGGTAGAGGGTGTAGGTAGAGGGGGCAGGGCGATTGGTTGATAGCTTGGCTAGCAAGGTCTTGATGAAGGGGAATGAGGCCATTGCCGAGGCCGCCATAAGGGGTGGCTGCAAATTTTTCTTTGGATACCCCATTACACCTCAAAATGAGATACCGGAGTACATGTCGAGAAGGCTGCCCGAGGTGGGCGGGGTTTATCTCCAGGCCGAGAGCGAGGTCGCCGCGATCAACATGGTTTATGGGGCGGCGGCCGCCGGCGCGCGGGTCATGACATCATCCTCGAGCCCCGGGATCAGCTTGAAACAGGAGGGTCTATCATACATCGCAGCCTGCGAGCTCCCGTGCGTTGTGGTTAATATGATGCGCGGCGGCCCTGGACTCGGGGGCATTCAGCCGTCGCAGTCCGATTACTTCCAGGCGACGAAGGGCGGGGGTCATGGGGACTACCGCCTGATAGTCTTTGGCCCGGCGTCCGTCCAGGAGGCCGCCGACATAACCGCCGAGGCATTCAGCATTGCAGATTACTACAGAAATCCGGTTATGATCCTCGGGGATGGGGCGCTCGGGCAGATGATGGAGCCTGTAGAATTCAGGCCGGTGGAGGAGCGGGAGCTATCACCGAAGACGTGGGCTGTCACGGGATCGAGGGGCCGGCGCCCCAATATCATCACCTCCCTCGAGCTCGAGCCGGCCCTGCTCGAAAAGCTCAATCTGCGCCTCGCCGCCAAATATGAGAAGATCGGGCGGGAGCTGGTCAGGTTCGATACATACAGGCTCGAGGACGCACACTGGGCCATAGTGGCCTACGGGATGATGGCCAGGGTCGCGCGGGCGGCTGTTGATAAGGCGCGTGCACGAGGGATAAAGGCCGGGCTCTTCCGGCCGATAAGCCTCTTTCCGTTCCCTTCGACCCCCCTGGCGAAGGTGGCGGAGCAGGTGCGGGGGTTCCTGGCGGTTGAGATGAGCATGGGGCAGATGGTCGAGGATGTAAAGCTAGCCGTCCTGGGGAGGCGCCCCGTTCACTTTTATGGGCGCGCGGGTGGCATAGTGCCCACGGCGCAGGAGATACTCCAGGCGTTGGAGGGTCTTGTTCGAGATAGGAATAAGGCATCTCGAGAGGGGGGAGACGCTGGTGCGGAAG
This portion of the Bacillota bacterium genome encodes:
- the pnp gene encoding polyribonucleotide nucleotidyltransferase; this translates as MMEHSLEMILGGRKLVLETGEMARQANGSVLVRYGDTVVLVTACASKEPREGIDFFPLVVDYEERLYAVGKIPGGWIKREGRPSEQATLSARMIDRPIRPLFPKGFRNDVQVVATILSVERDNVPDIPALIGASAALTISDIPFAGPIGGVRVGRVDGEFVVNPTFEQSEKSDIYLVVAGTRDAILMVEAGANEVTEEGMLDAIMFAHESIKEIIDLQERLREAAGKPKLEVPLYEVNAEIEARVRAYASDKLRDAIRTDDKLAREDLINAVKDETIEKFKEELGDDFETYEIDVRTVLDAIVKEEVRSMVLHEGTRPDGRRLEEIRPITCKVGLLPRVHGSGLFTRGQTQVLTSLTLGAIGEEQMLDGLGEEESKRYMHHYNFPPYSVGEVRPIRGAGRREIGHGALAERALLPVIPPEEEFPYTIRLVSEVLESNGSTSQASVCGSSLALMDAGVPIKKPVAGIAMGLVKEEDKVAILSDIQGIEDALGDMDFKVAGTRDGITAIQMDIKIKGISRDIMKEALERARVGRLFILDKMAEVIAEPRKELSPYAPRMITMEIDPEKIRDVIGPGGKMIRKIIDETGAKIDIEDDGRVFIATPDESAGKRAREIIETLTRDVEVGKIYTGTVTRIMNFGAFVEILPGKEGLVHISELARGRVNRVEDVVKVGDTILVKVTEIDRQGRINLSHKDTLPQLNDEERESAHRGPRYGGERKRIARR
- a CDS encoding 3-methyl-2-oxobutanoate dehydrogenase subunit VorB; the encoded protein is MKGNEAIAEAAIRGGCKFFFGYPITPQNEIPEYMSRRLPEVGGVYLQAESEVAAINMVYGAAAAGARVMTSSSSPGISLKQEGLSYIAACELPCVVVNMMRGGPGLGGIQPSQSDYFQATKGGGHGDYRLIVFGPASVQEAADITAEAFSIADYYRNPVMILGDGALGQMMEPVEFRPVEERELSPKTWAVTGSRGRRPNIITSLELEPALLEKLNLRLAAKYEKIGRELVRFDTYRLEDAHWAIVAYGMMARVARAAVDKARARGIKAGLFRPISLFPFPSTPLAKVAEQVRGFLAVEMSMGQMVEDVKLAVLGRRPVHFYGRAGGIVPTAQEILQALEGLVRDRNKASREGGDAGAEGFRTTGSSN
- a CDS encoding 4Fe-4S binding protein, with protein sequence MARIRIDAERCKGCGLCKEFCPRGIITLAEHFNRMGYHPAIVSDLEKCTGCAACARMCPDVAIEVYR